In Microbacterium terrisoli, the genomic stretch GCCAGCTGCTGGCCGCCGCCGCCCGGGGTGCGGATCACCATCGGCACGGCGGTCTGCCCGCCGAACATACCGTAGATCTTCGCCGCGTGGTTCACGATCTGGTCGATCGCGATCAGCGAGAAGTTGATCGTCATGATCTCCACGACGGGGCGCATGCCCAGCATCGCGGCGCCGATCGCGGCCCCGGTGAAGCCCTCTTCGGCGATCGGAGTGTCACGCACCCGCTCGGGCCCGAACTCGTCGAGCAGGCCCGCGGTGATCTTGTACGACCCCTCGAACTTGCCGATCTCCTCACCGAGCAGGATGACGCTCTCGTCGCGCAGCATCTCGTCGCGCAGCGCGTCGTGCAGAGCCTGACGGTAGGTGATCTCGGGCGTGGTCTTGTCGTTGTCGGCCATCGCCGTCATGCCTCCTGCTTCTGTGCGACATCCCAGCCGGGCGCGAGCACCGGGTCGCCGGGCATGAGCCGCGGAGCGTTGGGGACGTCCGACGCGTACGTGAAGTCGAACAGCGTCGACGGCGCAGGCTCGGGGCTGGCATCGGCGAACGCGATCGCATCGGCGACCTCGGTGACCGCGTCGGCCTGCAGCTCGTCTGCGCGCGCGTCGTCGATGATGCCGTCGGCGATCAGCCGCGCACGGTAGGCCGGCAGCGGGTCGAGCTTCTTCAACTCGTCGGTCTCTTCTTTGCTGCGGTAGCGGGCCGGGTCGACGACCGAGTGGCCGCGCAGGCGGTGCGACATGATCTCGAGCAGGCCGGGCCGGCGCTTCTCGCGCGCCGCGGTCAGCATCTCTTCGGCCGCCTGGCGCACGACCTCGGGGTCGTCGCCGTTCACTCGGCGGCCGGGGATGCGATACGACGCGCCGCGCTTGTACAGCTCGGGCTCACCCGACGCGGCCTCGACCGTGGTCGCCATTCCCATGCCGTTGTTGATCACGACGTAGACGATCGGCAGGTTCCAGATCGCGGCGAGGTTCAGCGACTCGTGGAACGCGCCGATGTTGGTGGTGCCGTCGCCCATCTGGCACATCACGGCCTCGGCGTCGGGACCCGGCTCGCCGCGATAGGTCAGTGCGAGGGCGGCACCTGTGGCCAGCGGCAGCTGACCGCCGACGATGCCGTACCCGCCGAGCATGCGCTTCTCGGTGTCGTACATGTGCATCGAGCCGCCCAGGCCCCGCGAGACGCCGTCCTGGCGTCCGAACAGCTCGGCCATCACGCGCCCTGTGCCCATGTCACGCGCGAGCGCATAGCCGTGGTCACGGTAGTTCGTGAACAGGTAGTCGGTCTCGCGCAGCGCCGACATCAGCCCCACGACCGTCGGCTCCTCGCCGAGGTTCAGGTGGCAGTAGCCGCCGATCTTGGCGCGCGTGTACATCTCGCCTGCGCGCTGCTCGAACTCGCGGATCAGCAGCATCTCGCGCAGATAGTCGATCTGTGTGTCGGCGTCGGGCTGGGTGACATCCGGTGCCGCAGCAACGGCCTCCTTCTTCGCGCGAGCGCCCGCCGCACGGGCGGGCGTCTTCTTCGATCGTGTCGACGTTGTCGCACCATCCGGGCGCGTGGAACCGCCGACGGCGGCCTCCTTGCGCTGTGGATTCTGCGTTCGTCCGGCCATTGTGAATCCCTCTCACCGAACATCGCGGCTTGTGACCGCGTGCCTCGTCACGGTCCGGGTGGCTGCTCTTGCAGCGTGAACCGGTCCTCGCTTCCGCCGCATTTCGGGCACACCAGCGGCGGGTGCGCGCCACGGACAGTTTCTCCGCAGACGCTGCACGCCCATTCCACCATTCGGCCGACCAGGTCGTGCCGACTGAGGATCCCGACCAGGCGGCCGGAAGACAACACGGGAACACGCCGGATCTGCGAACCCACCAGAATGCGCCGCACCTGTTCGAGGTCGGTGTCGCTGGTGACGCTGATCACGGCGGTGGTCATGACATCCTTGGCCGTCCGGCCTTCGCGCGCGAGCAGATCCAGCTCGCTGACCAGGCCCAGGACCGTGCCTGAGCCGTCGACGACGGGCACGGCGCTGATCCGGGATGCCGTCAGGGTTTCGGCGATGTGCGCGACGGTCGCCTCGGGGCCCACCGTGATCACCGGTGCCGTCATCACCTGGCCGGCTGTGATACCCGCAGTTGCGCGCGCTTGAGTTGCCATCGTCCCACCTCTGTCCCTGCATCGCAGATTATCAGGCCTGCACCGAATGCGGCGAGTGCGTGACCGCCGGAGCCTGCCTCGCCGCGCGGGTGTAGACCGGAAGAGGTGGCGGATACCGCCGACGATATGGAGGAGTGATCAGGGTGACTGCGCAGAGGATGCGTTTTGATCAGGCCTTTCCCCAGGGCCTGCAGGCGATGCTGGGACTGGAGAAGGCGATCGGTGCGAGCGGGCTGGAACAGTCGCTCGTGAACCTGGTGAAACTGCGGTCGTCGCAGATCAACGGCTGCGCATACTGCTTGAACATGCACGCGCGCGAGGCCCGCGCGGCGGGCGAGACCACCGCCCGCATGGATGTGCTCAGCGCCTGGCGCGAGGTCGATGACCGGTTCACCGCACGCGAGCGCGCGGCTCTGGCGCTGACCGAGCAGGTCACGCTGATCTCACAGGGCGGGGTGTCGGACGAGGTGTGGGATGCCGCGCACTCCGCATTCACCGAGCCCGAGCTCGGTGCGCTGCTGGCGGCCATTGCGGCCATCAACGTGTGGAACCGCATCGCCGTGTCCACCCACCAGCGCCCCGAGGACTGAGCGCGCGGCCCCGCTCCGGATGACGTGCCCGGTCCGGGTGACGTGCCCCGCTCCGGGTGACGTGCCCGGTCCGGCGAATCATCCTCGCGATGTACGCACGAGCCCTCTGCAGACCGATGCGGGCGAGGATGCCGCATCC encodes the following:
- a CDS encoding carboxymuconolactone decarboxylase family protein, encoding MTAQRMRFDQAFPQGLQAMLGLEKAIGASGLEQSLVNLVKLRSSQINGCAYCLNMHAREARAAGETTARMDVLSAWREVDDRFTARERAALALTEQVTLISQGGVSDEVWDAAHSAFTEPELGALLAAIAAINVWNRIAVSTHQRPED
- a CDS encoding thiamine pyrophosphate-dependent enzyme yields the protein MAGRTQNPQRKEAAVGGSTRPDGATTSTRSKKTPARAAGARAKKEAVAAAPDVTQPDADTQIDYLREMLLIREFEQRAGEMYTRAKIGGYCHLNLGEEPTVVGLMSALRETDYLFTNYRDHGYALARDMGTGRVMAELFGRQDGVSRGLGGSMHMYDTEKRMLGGYGIVGGQLPLATGAALALTYRGEPGPDAEAVMCQMGDGTTNIGAFHESLNLAAIWNLPIVYVVINNGMGMATTVEAASGEPELYKRGASYRIPGRRVNGDDPEVVRQAAEEMLTAAREKRRPGLLEIMSHRLRGHSVVDPARYRSKEETDELKKLDPLPAYRARLIADGIIDDARADELQADAVTEVADAIAFADASPEPAPSTLFDFTYASDVPNAPRLMPGDPVLAPGWDVAQKQEA
- a CDS encoding CBS domain-containing protein gives rise to the protein MATQARATAGITAGQVMTAPVITVGPEATVAHIAETLTASRISAVPVVDGSGTVLGLVSELDLLAREGRTAKDVMTTAVISVTSDTDLEQVRRILVGSQIRRVPVLSSGRLVGILSRHDLVGRMVEWACSVCGETVRGAHPPLVCPKCGGSEDRFTLQEQPPGP